A single window of Shewanella sp. Choline-02u-19 DNA harbors:
- the priB gene encoding primosomal replication protein N, producing MTTNHFVLAGTITRSRRFDSPAGIAHTVLMLEHKSQRYEAEMLRNVYCQIQVVLSGERFNSVTENLKAGVEIQVEGFLNLQQSRNGQNRLVLHAENVELKT from the coding sequence GTGACCACAAACCATTTTGTATTAGCAGGAACCATTACGCGTTCTAGACGATTTGATAGTCCAGCAGGCATTGCCCATACGGTATTGATGTTGGAACACAAATCTCAACGTTACGAAGCAGAAATGTTACGCAACGTTTATTGTCAAATTCAAGTTGTGTTGAGTGGTGAACGCTTTAATAGCGTTACAGAAAATCTGAAAGCCGGCGTTGAAATCCAAGTCGAAGGTTTCCTTAATCTGCAACAGAGCAGAAATGGTCAAAATCGTTTGGTTTTACACGCCGAAAATGTCGAATTGAAAACTTAG
- a CDS encoding prolyl oligopeptidase family serine peptidase — translation MRNPILSLCVLSSIAAAAPTFAEEDKYLWLEDVEGAKPLAWVKQQNAISAKEIKAYNGFDGLVSNSLAILNNKERIPYASRMDGFLYNFWKDENHVRGIYRRTTMEEYTKAEPQWETVLDIDALGKAEGVKWVYKGMSCRYPDYDRCLVSLSRGGADAVEVREFDLTSKSFVDKKQQPFALDEAKSSVSWIDKNTVFVGTDFADGNSLTDSGYPRVVKQWQRGTPLSAAKTIFSGDKTSVAVSGYVIYDDKKSLQLVSESLTFYTAQHYAYRNDELIALPLPIDTDIKGYFNDQLYIELKSDLTIAGKTFKQGAIVYTDLDKLIAQKPEFSVLVEPTATASISQVRFTKSTILITWLDNVKSKLMRYVQKKGQWQAEQAPFAVNGTLSVFGGEDNSDEVFVDYTSFLEPASLYLFDSNSMKAKKIKAMKQQFAADKFETKQYFAISKDGTKVPYFVVMAKNLTLDGTNPTLLYGYGGFEISLRPSYSATIGKNWLEQGGVYVLANIRGGGEYGPAWHQAALKENRHKAYEDFEAIAQDLIARKITSSKHLGIQGGSNGGLLMGAAFTRKPELYNAVVCQVPLLDMKRYNKLLAGASWMGEYGDPDIPAEWDYIKEFSPYHNLKANTAYPKVFFTTSTRDDRVHPAHARKMVAKMEGMGIDVLYYENIEGGHAGAADNNQAAELSSMVYAYLMQQLR, via the coding sequence ATGCGAAATCCAATTTTATCCTTATGCGTGCTAAGTTCAATTGCCGCTGCAGCCCCGACTTTTGCTGAAGAAGATAAATACCTATGGTTAGAAGATGTAGAGGGCGCGAAGCCTTTGGCGTGGGTTAAGCAACAAAATGCTATCTCTGCGAAGGAAATCAAAGCCTATAACGGCTTTGATGGATTAGTCAGCAACAGTTTAGCGATTCTGAACAATAAGGAACGCATCCCGTATGCAAGCCGCATGGATGGCTTTCTTTATAACTTTTGGAAAGATGAAAACCACGTGCGTGGTATTTATCGTCGAACGACGATGGAAGAGTACACCAAGGCTGAACCCCAATGGGAGACGGTGTTAGATATTGATGCCTTAGGCAAGGCTGAAGGCGTTAAGTGGGTTTATAAAGGCATGAGTTGTCGTTATCCCGATTATGACCGTTGTCTGGTGTCGCTATCACGCGGTGGAGCGGATGCAGTTGAGGTACGTGAGTTTGATTTAACGAGTAAGTCATTTGTCGATAAAAAGCAGCAGCCCTTTGCCTTAGATGAAGCTAAATCTAGTGTTAGTTGGATAGATAAAAACACCGTTTTTGTTGGAACTGATTTTGCTGATGGCAACAGCCTTACCGATTCAGGCTATCCTAGAGTGGTTAAGCAGTGGCAGCGAGGAACACCTTTATCTGCTGCAAAAACTATTTTTAGCGGCGATAAAACATCAGTAGCAGTCTCCGGCTATGTCATTTATGACGACAAAAAATCGCTACAGTTAGTATCTGAAAGCCTTACTTTTTATACCGCGCAGCACTATGCATATCGCAATGACGAACTCATTGCTTTGCCATTGCCAATAGATACGGATATTAAAGGCTATTTCAATGATCAGCTTTATATCGAACTTAAAAGTGACTTAACGATAGCAGGTAAGACTTTTAAGCAAGGCGCTATTGTTTACACGGATCTCGATAAGCTTATCGCTCAGAAACCAGAATTTAGTGTCTTGGTTGAGCCAACTGCAACAGCTTCAATTTCACAAGTACGATTCACTAAAAGCACCATTCTTATCACTTGGCTCGATAACGTTAAAAGTAAGTTGATGCGTTACGTGCAAAAGAAGGGTCAATGGCAAGCCGAACAAGCCCCATTTGCAGTAAACGGCACATTGAGTGTGTTTGGTGGTGAAGATAACAGTGATGAGGTTTTTGTTGATTACACCAGTTTCTTGGAGCCAGCAAGTCTGTATTTGTTCGATAGCAACAGCATGAAGGCTAAAAAAATAAAGGCAATGAAACAGCAGTTTGCTGCTGATAAGTTTGAGACTAAGCAATATTTCGCTATATCAAAGGACGGCACTAAAGTGCCTTATTTTGTGGTCATGGCTAAAAATCTGACGCTAGATGGCACTAATCCAACATTACTTTATGGCTATGGCGGTTTTGAAATCTCATTACGCCCATCATATTCAGCAACCATCGGTAAAAATTGGCTTGAGCAAGGCGGCGTATATGTCTTGGCTAATATTCGCGGTGGTGGTGAATATGGCCCCGCATGGCATCAAGCAGCACTCAAAGAAAATCGCCATAAAGCTTATGAAGATTTTGAAGCAATAGCGCAGGATTTAATTGCCAGAAAAATCACCTCAAGTAAACATTTAGGGATCCAGGGGGGCAGCAATGGCGGCCTACTCATGGGCGCGGCGTTTACACGTAAGCCAGAGCTATATAATGCGGTAGTTTGCCAAGTGCCGTTGCTCGATATGAAGCGCTACAATAAATTGCTCGCGGGTGCGAGTTGGATGGGCGAATATGGCGACCCTGATATCCCCGCTGAGTGGGATTATATTAAAGAATTCTCGCCATACCATAATTTAAAGGCGAACACGGCTTACCCTAAAGTGTTCTTTACCACTTCAACTCGAGATGATCGTGTTCATCCCGCGCATGCGCGTAAAATGGTGGCGAAAATGGAAGGTATGGGGATAGACGTGTTGTATTACGAAAATATAGAGGGTGGTCATGCCGGGGCGGCAGATAATAATCAAGCTGCTGAATTAAGCTCAATGGTCTATGCCTATTTAATGCAGCAACTTAGGTAG
- a CDS encoding outer membrane protein assembly factor — protein sequence MKIHSLIPAAMLLMQPMAFANPIIETKPQIQSANITDTPSEQPQADLAVATPPSAEFVAVPFAFSSESLSTALGGAMVVKHAGQVQASILGIGLYSSNDSWVTYLSARNYQIPQVDSWLFSVETYQAQFKEGIYYLSELPQLNQEADKVVTLGDESYTRFHAQYVLPWGRGVNGAARSLARSTEAIKWNPLTSGVTSIKVSPFVQTRELQGYEYLPQKSQGVALELDWDNRDNGKNSTQGGQTSLKFSRDFGSEERSSWTTWEFEQSAFFAIGANDWFAKQIMAFNFYLADTPTWNTQSGDNYHRPPTFAGISLGGFDRLRGYASKRFTGRSAVLYSAEYRIQPRWQPLQEWPVFNLYNVPWWQWVAFAEAGQVADEFNAEALHDDLKWSAGIGARFEVESVVVRAELAFGSEDRQFWVMVNQPF from the coding sequence TTGAAAATACATTCATTAATTCCCGCTGCAATGTTGTTGATGCAGCCAATGGCATTTGCCAATCCTATTATAGAAACAAAGCCGCAAATTCAATCGGCTAATATTACCGATACACCATCAGAACAACCGCAAGCTGACTTAGCCGTTGCAACGCCCCCCAGTGCCGAATTCGTCGCCGTGCCATTTGCGTTCTCGTCTGAGTCACTGAGTACCGCATTGGGCGGAGCCATGGTAGTGAAGCATGCTGGTCAAGTACAAGCCTCTATATTGGGCATAGGTTTATACAGTTCTAACGACAGTTGGGTGACCTATTTAAGTGCACGTAATTATCAAATCCCTCAAGTCGATAGCTGGCTATTTTCGGTAGAAACCTATCAAGCCCAGTTTAAAGAGGGGATCTATTACCTCTCTGAATTGCCGCAGCTCAATCAAGAGGCTGATAAAGTCGTTACCCTTGGTGACGAGTCATACACTCGATTTCATGCTCAATATGTGTTGCCTTGGGGCCGAGGCGTTAATGGTGCCGCCCGCAGTCTTGCAAGATCTACTGAAGCAATTAAGTGGAACCCGTTAACATCGGGTGTGACGAGCATTAAAGTCAGTCCATTTGTGCAAACGCGCGAGCTGCAAGGCTATGAGTATTTGCCACAAAAATCCCAAGGTGTCGCATTAGAGCTCGATTGGGATAATCGTGACAATGGTAAAAATAGCACTCAAGGTGGCCAAACAAGCCTCAAGTTCAGTCGAGACTTTGGCTCTGAAGAGCGCAGCAGTTGGACAACCTGGGAGTTTGAACAAAGTGCATTTTTTGCAATTGGGGCTAATGATTGGTTTGCTAAGCAGATCATGGCGTTTAACTTCTACTTAGCTGACACGCCAACTTGGAATACACAAAGCGGCGATAACTATCATCGCCCGCCGACATTCGCTGGGATCAGTTTAGGTGGTTTTGACCGCTTACGAGGCTATGCCAGTAAGCGTTTTACCGGACGCTCAGCGGTACTTTATTCCGCCGAGTACCGAATTCAGCCAAGATGGCAGCCGTTACAAGAGTGGCCCGTGTTTAACTTATACAATGTACCTTGGTGGCAATGGGTTGCATTTGCCGAGGCAGGGCAGGTTGCCGATGAGTTTAATGCAGAAGCGTTGCACGATGACTTAAAGTGGTCAGCGGGTATTGGCGCAAGGTTTGAAGTCGAAAGTGTTGTCGTTAGAGCTGAGCTGGCTTTTGGCAGTGAAGATCGTCAATTCTGGGTGA
- the rpsR gene encoding 30S ribosomal protein S18 translates to MARYFRRRKFCRFTAEGVTEIDYKDIVTLKNYITESGKIVPSRITGTNAKYQRQLARAIKRARYLSLLPYTDLHQ, encoded by the coding sequence ATGGCACGTTATTTCCGTCGTCGCAAGTTCTGCCGTTTTACTGCAGAAGGCGTTACCGAGATCGATTACAAAGATATCGTTACTTTGAAGAACTATATCACTGAAAGTGGTAAAATTGTTCCAAGTCGTATCACTGGTACAAATGCTAAATATCAACGTCAACTAGCTCGCGCTATCAAGCGTGCTCGTTATCTTTCTCTACTGCCGTATACTGATTTACATCAGTAA
- the alr gene encoding alanine racemase, whose protein sequence is MKPFPRAEISRKALKHNLARLHELAPSSKVMAVVKANGYGHGLLNVAQCLDDADGFGLARLEEALALRAGGVKAKLLLLEGFFRVGDLTTLVEHNIDTVVHHESQLEMLESAALAKPVTVWLKVDSGMHRLGFSPEQFDSTYQRLLANDNVAKPIHLMTHFACADEPNNPSTAAQQKVFDALTQNLPGDRTLANSAGTLFWQPSQADWIRPGIALYGVSPVLGDLGTKHGLIPAMDLVSQLIAIRDHKAGDPVGYGSFWTAETDTKLGVVAIGYGDGYPRNAPLGTPVLVNGRVVPIVGRVSMDMLTVDLGVDAKDKVGDLAVLWGKDLPVEEVAEHIGTIAYELVTKLTPRVAVCLD, encoded by the coding sequence TTGAAACCATTCCCACGAGCAGAAATCAGCCGTAAAGCGCTCAAGCATAATTTAGCGCGGCTACATGAGTTAGCACCGTCAAGCAAAGTCATGGCGGTGGTTAAAGCTAATGGCTATGGTCATGGCTTACTTAATGTTGCCCAATGCTTAGATGATGCCGATGGTTTTGGCTTAGCTCGCTTAGAAGAAGCATTAGCGCTACGCGCCGGTGGCGTAAAAGCCAAACTACTCTTGCTCGAAGGCTTTTTTAGGGTGGGCGATCTGACAACGCTAGTGGAACATAATATCGATACTGTGGTGCATCATGAATCTCAGCTTGAGATGTTAGAAAGCGCTGCTCTGGCAAAACCGGTGACCGTTTGGCTTAAAGTCGATAGCGGAATGCATCGTCTTGGTTTTTCTCCTGAACAGTTTGATTCAACTTATCAAAGGCTATTAGCCAATGATAATGTTGCCAAGCCTATTCATTTAATGACGCATTTTGCCTGCGCTGATGAGCCGAATAATCCGAGTACGGCAGCGCAACAGAAAGTGTTTGACGCGTTAACGCAAAATTTGCCTGGAGATCGCACTTTAGCCAATTCTGCTGGCACACTTTTCTGGCAACCAAGCCAAGCAGACTGGATTAGACCGGGGATTGCACTTTATGGTGTGTCACCTGTTTTAGGGGATTTAGGCACAAAGCACGGATTGATCCCCGCGATGGATTTAGTATCGCAATTGATTGCAATTAGAGACCATAAAGCGGGCGATCCAGTAGGATATGGTAGCTTTTGGACTGCGGAAACAGACACCAAATTGGGTGTCGTCGCGATAGGTTATGGTGATGGTTATCCGCGTAATGCTCCGCTTGGCACACCAGTGTTGGTGAATGGGCGTGTGGTGCCGATTGTGGGCAGAGTGTCGATGGACATGCTAACGGTTGATCTTGGTGTCGATGCAAAAGATAAAGTGGGCGATCTTGCTGTCTTATGGGGGAAAGATCTGCCCGTTGAAGAGGTCGCTGAACATATTGGTACCATAGCCTACGAGCTCGTCACCAAACTTACACCTCGAGTCGCTGTTTGCCTAGATTGA
- the dnaB gene encoding replicative DNA helicase, translating to MSQQRPFKPKAKPRDLQMDALKMPPHSIEAEQSVLGGLMLDSDAWDRVAEAVVKEDFYSRAHATIFTAMESLVSAGNPIDLITVSEQLELTDQLEDVGGFAYIGEIAKNTPSAGNIHSYADIVRERAVVRDMIKVANEIADAGFNPEGRNSGELLDLAETKVFKIAEQRANANEGPEDIKSILEKTVDKIEELYNNPTNGVTGVSSGFGELDKMTAGFQSGDLIIVAARPSMGKTTFAMNLCEQAALNEDKPVLIFSLEMPSEQIMMRMLASLGRVDQTKIRTGQLDDDDWARVSSTMGIMLEQGKMYIDDGSGLTPTDVRSRARRVAREYGGLSMIMIDYLQLMQVPALKDNRTLEISEISRSLKALAKELEIPVVALSQLNRSLEQRADKRPINSDLRESGAIEQDADLIMFIYRDEVYNDDSEDKGTAEIIIGKQRNGPIGRVRLTFQGQYSRFDNYAGPQFEED from the coding sequence ATGTCACAGCAACGCCCCTTTAAACCTAAAGCAAAGCCCAGAGATCTGCAGATGGATGCGCTAAAGATGCCACCGCATTCAATTGAAGCAGAGCAATCTGTTTTAGGTGGCTTGATGTTAGATTCTGATGCATGGGACAGAGTTGCTGAAGCCGTCGTTAAAGAAGATTTTTATTCTCGCGCTCATGCAACGATTTTCACGGCGATGGAATCTTTAGTGAGTGCCGGTAACCCTATCGATTTGATCACGGTTTCAGAGCAGTTAGAGCTCACCGATCAATTAGAAGATGTCGGCGGCTTTGCTTATATAGGTGAAATTGCCAAGAACACGCCGAGTGCCGGTAATATTCACTCTTACGCTGACATTGTGCGTGAGCGTGCCGTCGTTCGCGACATGATTAAAGTGGCCAATGAAATTGCTGACGCCGGTTTTAATCCTGAAGGGCGTAACTCGGGTGAACTACTTGATTTAGCTGAGACAAAAGTATTTAAGATTGCTGAGCAGCGCGCTAACGCTAACGAAGGCCCTGAAGACATAAAAAGCATTCTGGAAAAAACCGTCGATAAAATTGAAGAGCTATACAATAACCCGACCAACGGTGTCACCGGGGTGTCGAGCGGTTTCGGCGAACTCGACAAAATGACAGCAGGCTTCCAGTCGGGGGATTTAATTATTGTCGCAGCGCGTCCTTCAATGGGTAAAACCACGTTTGCGATGAACTTGTGTGAGCAAGCGGCATTGAATGAAGATAAACCCGTGCTTATTTTCAGCTTGGAGATGCCGTCAGAACAGATCATGATGCGTATGTTGGCATCACTTGGACGAGTCGATCAGACCAAAATTCGTACCGGCCAGTTAGATGATGATGATTGGGCACGTGTATCGTCCACTATGGGCATCATGCTTGAGCAAGGTAAGATGTATATCGATGATGGTTCAGGTTTAACACCTACCGATGTGCGAAGCCGAGCAAGACGTGTTGCGCGTGAATATGGCGGGCTATCGATGATCATGATCGATTACCTCCAATTGATGCAGGTTCCCGCACTGAAAGATAACCGTACTTTGGAAATTTCTGAGATTTCTCGCTCACTAAAAGCTTTGGCGAAGGAGCTCGAAATCCCCGTTGTAGCGCTATCACAGCTAAACCGTTCATTGGAGCAACGTGCAGACAAACGTCCAATTAACTCAGATTTGCGTGAATCTGGTGCAATTGAGCAAGATGCGGATTTGATCATGTTTATTTACCGTGACGAAGTGTATAACGATGATTCTGAAGATAAAGGCACCGCAGAGATTATTATTGGTAAGCAGCGTAACGGCCCAATTGGGCGTGTGCGGTTAACATTCCAAGGCCAATACTCTCGTTTTGACAATTATGCTGGCCCACAGTTTGAAGAAGATTAA
- the rpsF gene encoding 30S ribosomal protein S6: MRHYEIVFLVHPDQSEQVPGMIERYTGIITEAGGQIHRLEDWGRRQLAYPIIELHKAHYVLINVEATAETVEELETAFRFNDAVLRSMVMRTKAAMTEASPMAKAKDERDTRRSSEERAPAPRAEATEEVKESAENTAE, from the coding sequence ATGCGTCATTATGAAATCGTATTTTTAGTTCACCCTGATCAGAGTGAGCAAGTGCCAGGTATGATCGAGCGTTACACTGGTATAATTACCGAAGCTGGTGGCCAAATCCACCGTTTAGAAGATTGGGGCCGTCGTCAATTGGCTTACCCAATCATCGAGTTGCATAAAGCTCATTACGTTCTTATTAACGTAGAAGCTACTGCAGAAACGGTTGAAGAGCTAGAAACAGCTTTCCGTTTCAACGACGCTGTTTTGCGTAGCATGGTTATGCGTACTAAAGCTGCCATGACTGAAGCATCTCCAATGGCTAAAGCTAAAGACGAACGCGATACACGTCGTTCATCTGAAGAGCGTGCACCAGCACCTCGCGCAGAAGCTACTGAAGAAGTTAAAGAAAGCGCTGAAAACACTGCTGAGTAA
- the rplI gene encoding 50S ribosomal protein L9 has translation MNVILLDKIANLGNLGDQVSVKSGYARNFLLPLGKAVVANAANTEVFEARRAELEAKLAGQLAAATSRAEIINALESVVIASKAGDEGKLFGSIGNRDVADAVTAAGVKLAKSEVRLPLGALRNTGDFEVEVQLHTEVKAIVKISVVAEA, from the coding sequence ATGAACGTTATTTTACTTGATAAAATCGCTAACCTAGGCAACTTGGGTGACCAAGTTTCTGTAAAATCAGGTTACGCACGTAACTTCCTTTTACCACTAGGTAAAGCTGTTGTTGCTAACGCTGCTAACACTGAAGTCTTTGAAGCACGTCGTGCTGAATTAGAAGCTAAGTTAGCTGGCCAATTAGCTGCTGCTACATCTCGTGCAGAGATCATCAATGCACTTGAGTCTGTTGTTATCGCTTCTAAAGCTGGTGACGAAGGCAAGCTATTTGGATCTATTGGTAACCGTGACGTAGCTGATGCAGTTACTGCTGCTGGCGTTAAGCTTGCTAAAAGCGAAGTACGTCTACCATTAGGTGCATTGCGCAACACTGGTGACTTTGAAGTTGAAGTTCAACTTCATACTGAAGTTAAAGCTATTGTTAAGATTTCTGTTGTTGCAGAAGCTTAA
- a CDS encoding S46 family peptidase, whose translation MRNALIAAIALSTGMLSSSVVKADEGQWQPYQMPSIADKLSERGIDIPAKQLADLTSYPMNAVVGLGYCTASFVSPQGLVVTNHHCAYRAIQYNSKKEHNYLADGFLASSKDKEPTAGPNERLYITEAVTDVSAQVKKDIGKDPLVRFENIQANRKALVKECESDDNYRCSVRSFHNGLEYYLTKQLIIRDVRLVYAPPESAAAFGGDIDNYEYPRHSADFTFLRAYVGKDGKPAIFNKDNVPYVPKSYLKINADGVKAGDGVFVAGYPGSTSRYRLTSELKFASDWLYPTLAARYQLRIDTIEAMSAANNDVKIKYAGKLAGMANRMKKYNGLLDGFKATDIAGIKQAREDNFKAWLAQDKTYMSFQTQFDELETLLVEQRKQRQTRYYFDSAQSSALLDTANKLYRLAKEKTKPDAKREEGYQQRDMKMFKARLKRLDSSFAISVDKTLWLQDLEAYLNQDIRVSELDAALNEGDVEITLSEKLDALYALTSLTDKQKRLAWMDADASVFETSADPFIRLAVSLYEKNMAAEKEAKTMAGQLSMARPDYMKAIIAYYKSNNWPVYPDANGTLRITYGMVDGYQSKDALYKQPFTRLEGIPAKSTGIEPFNAPAKLLKAIEEQRYGSHKVENVYQDPASWLCRLFSCLDKPEQFNSVPVNFLSSVDTTGGNSGSPVFNGKGELVGLNFDSTYEAITKDWFFNPTITRAVHVDIRYILWMMDEVDHADNLIEELDLVRN comes from the coding sequence ATGCGCAATGCATTGATTGCCGCTATTGCTCTCTCTACAGGGATGTTGTCATCCTCTGTGGTTAAGGCCGATGAAGGACAGTGGCAGCCGTATCAAATGCCCTCAATCGCTGACAAACTTAGCGAACGTGGTATTGATATTCCCGCTAAACAGCTAGCGGATCTCACGAGCTACCCTATGAACGCTGTTGTCGGTTTGGGCTATTGTACCGCCAGTTTTGTTTCGCCCCAAGGCTTAGTTGTCACAAACCATCATTGTGCCTACCGCGCGATTCAATATAACAGTAAAAAAGAACATAATTATCTCGCGGATGGTTTTTTAGCAAGCAGTAAAGATAAAGAACCGACTGCAGGTCCTAATGAACGTCTTTATATTACTGAAGCCGTAACCGACGTATCTGCACAGGTAAAAAAAGATATCGGCAAGGATCCACTGGTTCGCTTTGAAAACATTCAAGCCAACCGCAAGGCACTCGTTAAAGAGTGTGAAAGTGATGACAACTATCGCTGCTCAGTGCGAAGCTTTCACAATGGCTTAGAATACTACCTCACTAAACAGCTCATTATACGAGATGTTCGTTTGGTATATGCGCCACCAGAAAGTGCCGCGGCTTTTGGCGGTGACATCGATAACTACGAATACCCACGCCACTCAGCTGATTTCACCTTCTTACGTGCCTATGTTGGTAAAGATGGTAAACCTGCGATATTCAACAAAGACAACGTGCCTTATGTGCCAAAGAGCTATCTAAAAATTAATGCCGACGGTGTTAAAGCGGGCGACGGTGTTTTTGTCGCCGGTTATCCAGGTTCAACCAGCCGCTATCGCTTAACAAGTGAACTCAAGTTTGCCAGCGATTGGTTATACCCCACACTCGCAGCACGCTATCAGCTACGCATCGATACCATTGAAGCGATGAGCGCCGCGAATAACGACGTTAAGATTAAATATGCGGGTAAGCTTGCAGGCATGGCCAACCGTATGAAAAAGTACAACGGACTGCTCGATGGATTTAAAGCCACCGATATTGCAGGCATTAAGCAAGCCCGTGAAGATAATTTTAAAGCTTGGTTAGCGCAAGACAAAACGTACATGTCTTTTCAAACTCAGTTTGATGAGCTCGAAACCTTACTGGTTGAGCAGCGTAAACAACGTCAAACACGTTACTATTTCGACAGTGCTCAAAGCAGCGCGCTACTCGATACCGCTAACAAGCTGTACCGTTTAGCAAAAGAGAAAACCAAGCCCGATGCTAAGCGCGAAGAAGGTTATCAACAGCGTGACATGAAGATGTTTAAAGCACGCCTAAAACGCCTTGATTCGAGCTTTGCCATTAGCGTCGATAAAACACTATGGTTACAAGACTTAGAAGCTTATCTAAACCAAGATATTCGTGTTAGCGAACTTGATGCAGCACTAAATGAAGGGGATGTTGAAATCACATTGTCTGAAAAATTGGATGCACTTTATGCACTAACATCGTTAACGGATAAACAGAAGCGACTTGCTTGGATGGATGCTGACGCAAGCGTATTCGAAACCAGTGCTGACCCTTTTATTCGCCTTGCCGTCTCATTATATGAGAAAAATATGGCAGCCGAAAAGGAAGCAAAAACAATGGCGGGTCAGCTATCAATGGCACGTCCTGATTACATGAAAGCCATTATCGCCTACTACAAATCAAATAACTGGCCAGTATACCCTGATGCCAACGGCACGCTACGGATCACCTACGGGATGGTTGATGGATACCAGTCGAAAGATGCGCTCTACAAGCAGCCGTTTACTCGCTTAGAAGGGATCCCAGCCAAAAGTACCGGCATCGAGCCTTTCAATGCACCGGCTAAGCTATTAAAAGCGATTGAAGAACAGCGTTATGGTAGTCATAAAGTAGAGAATGTTTATCAAGATCCCGCTTCTTGGTTATGCCGACTATTCTCATGCTTAGACAAGCCAGAACAATTTAACTCTGTCCCCGTCAACTTCTTATCAAGTGTCGACACCACTGGTGGTAATTCAGGTTCACCGGTGTTTAACGGCAAAGGCGAGCTAGTCGGTCTTAACTTTGACTCGACTTACGAAGCCATTACCAAAGACTGGTTCTTCAACCCAACAATTACCCGAGCGGTACATGTCGATATTCGATACATACTGTGGATGATGGATGAAGTAGATCATGCTGACAACTTAATCGAAGAGCTCGATTTAGTTAGAAATTAA
- a CDS encoding DUF481 domain-containing protein: MPRILTTAFALCCSPAAFALVPPDYQEPPSDLTAEIEAGFQLNTGNTQSSSFNGRTKIVYDTDATRQEGTFKAYFAADDEKTTSEKYELQLQSSYKFYSGYVFGRGDFTWDKFGSYTRISTISGGYGFDAIANSSTTLSLEVGPGYRYNLPIATDSIPEPDANKDVILRTAAKFEQKLQEYTTLNADLTSEAGEDNNTLTLDMSYKNTLFQDWAFKIGVNIKYTQVVPEGSKQTDTITTFNLLYTFQ, from the coding sequence ATGCCTAGAATCCTCACTACCGCCTTTGCTCTTTGTTGCTCCCCAGCAGCCTTTGCACTTGTTCCGCCTGACTATCAAGAGCCACCAAGTGACTTAACCGCTGAAATTGAAGCGGGCTTTCAACTCAATACGGGCAACACTCAATCGAGCAGCTTTAACGGCAGAACAAAAATTGTTTATGACACGGACGCGACACGACAAGAAGGTACTTTTAAAGCCTACTTTGCCGCCGATGATGAAAAGACCACCTCTGAAAAGTATGAGCTACAACTTCAATCAAGTTATAAATTCTATAGTGGCTATGTTTTTGGTCGAGGTGATTTTACCTGGGATAAATTTGGTAGTTATACACGTATATCAACAATATCAGGTGGTTATGGTTTCGATGCCATCGCCAACTCTAGTACAACATTAAGCTTAGAAGTGGGTCCAGGTTATCGATATAACTTGCCTATCGCCACCGATAGCATTCCAGAGCCAGATGCAAATAAAGATGTCATTCTCCGTACTGCGGCAAAGTTTGAGCAAAAACTACAAGAATATACGACTCTGAATGCAGATTTGACGTCAGAAGCGGGTGAAGATAACAACACGCTAACCCTAGATATGAGCTACAAAAATACTCTTTTTCAAGATTGGGCGTTCAAGATTGGTGTCAATATCAAATACACTCAGGTGGTGCCAGAAGGCTCAAAACAAACAGATACCATCACTACCTTTAATTTACTTTATACCTTTCAATAA